In Juglans regia cultivar Chandler chromosome 13, Walnut 2.0, whole genome shotgun sequence, the following proteins share a genomic window:
- the LOC109007005 gene encoding methionine aminopeptidase 2B-like isoform X2, with the protein MATTKHLKLLRHWKKMRMGVKKMKTRGKKFQRKKKKKSKNKKKKEVPEQTDPPSISVSDLFPSGEFPEGEIQQYKDENLWRTTSEEKRELERLEKPLYNSVRRAAEVHRQVRKYIKGILKPGMFMTDICETLENTIRKLISENGLQAGIAFPTGCSLNWVAAHWTPNAGDKTVLQYDDVMKLDFGTHIDGYIVDCAFTVAFNPMFDPLLEASREATNTGIKESGIDVRLCDVGAAIQEVMESYEVEINGKVYQGKGYVREDLECSHYTKDFEVGHIPLRLPRAKQLLATINKNFSTLAFCRRYLDRLGETKYLMALKNLCDAGIVQPLPPLCDVKGSYVSQFEHTILLRPTCKEVISRGDDY; encoded by the exons ATGGCGACGACGAAACATCTGAAACTTCTTCGACATTGGAAAAAGATGAGGATGGGGGTAAAAAAGATGAAGACGAGGGGAAAG aagtttcaaagaaaaaaaaagaagaaaagtaaaaacaa gaaaaagaaagaagtacCTGAGCAAACCGATCCACCATCCATTTCTGTTAGTGACCTTTTCCCTTCTGGCGAGTTTCCTGAGGGTGAGATTCAGCAGTACAAAGACGA AAACCTATGGAGGACTACGTCTGAAGAGAAGAGGGAGTTGGAGCGCCTTGAAAAACCATTATACAATTCAGTTCGCCGAGCAGCTGAAGTTCATCGTCAG GTCCGGAAATATATCAAAGGTATTTTGAAGCCTGGAATGTTTATGACTGACATTTGTGAGACATTGGAGAACACGATCCGGAAGCTGATTTCAGAGAATGGTCTGCAAGCAGGCATTGCTTTCCCTACTGGATGCTCATTGAACTG GGTTGCTGCTCATTGGACCCCAAATGCTGGAGATAAGACTGTGCTTCAGTATGATGATGTGATGAAGTTGGATTTTGGGACTCATATTGATG GGTATATCGTTGACTGTGCATTTACAGTGGCATTCAATCCTATGTTCGATCCTCTCCTTGAAGCCTCTCGTGAAGCAACCAATACAGGTATCAAG GAATCTGGAATTGATGTGCGACTTTGTGATGTTGGTGCTGCAATTCAAGAGGTCATGGAATCATATGAGGTTGAAATTAATGGAAAGGTGTATCAAG GGAAAGGATATGTCCGAGAAGATTTAGAGTGCAGCCATTACACGAAAGATTTTGAAGTCGGCCATATACCATTGAGGTTGCCGAGGGCAAAGCAACTCTTAGCTACAATTAACAAGAACTTCTCCACACTGGCCTTCTGCAGACGGTATTTGGACCGACTGGGGGAGACAAAATACCTTATGGCTCTGAAGAATTTATGTGACGCCGGCATTGTTCAG CCTCTTCCTCCCCTCTGTGATGTAAAGGGCAGCTATGTATCTCAATTCGAGCATACCATCTTACTTCGGCCAACCTGTAAGGAGGTCATATCCAGAGGCGATGATTATTGA
- the LOC109007005 gene encoding methionine aminopeptidase 2B-like isoform X3, with protein MMEEKLNTEVPVEQNGAPEPVNGDDETSETSSTLEKDEDGGKKVQRKKKKKSKNKKKKEVPEQTDPPSISVSDLFPSGEFPEGEIQQYKDENLWRTTSEEKRELERLEKPLYNSVRRAAEVHRQVRKYIKGILKPGMFMTDICETLENTIRKLISENGLQAGIAFPTGCSLNWVAAHWTPNAGDKTVLQYDDVMKLDFGTHIDGYIVDCAFTVAFNPMFDPLLEASREATNTGIKESGIDVRLCDVGAAIQEVMESYEVEINGKVYQVKSIRNLSGHSIGRYQIHAGKSVPIVKGGEQTKMEEGEFFAIETFASTGKGYVREDLECSHYTKDFEVGHIPLRLPRAKQLLATINKNFSTLAFCRRYLDRLGETKYLMALKNLCDAGIVQPLPPLCDVKGSYVSQFEHTILLRPTCKEVISRGDDY; from the exons ATGATGGAGGAAAAGTTAAATACAGAAGTCCCCGTTGAACAGAATGGGGCACCGGAGCCTGTGAATGGCGACGACGAAACATCTGAAACTTCTTCGACATTGGAAAAAGATGAGGATGGGGGTAAAAAAG ttcaaagaaaaaaaaagaagaaaagtaaaaacaa gaaaaagaaagaagtacCTGAGCAAACCGATCCACCATCCATTTCTGTTAGTGACCTTTTCCCTTCTGGCGAGTTTCCTGAGGGTGAGATTCAGCAGTACAAAGACGA AAACCTATGGAGGACTACGTCTGAAGAGAAGAGGGAGTTGGAGCGCCTTGAAAAACCATTATACAATTCAGTTCGCCGAGCAGCTGAAGTTCATCGTCAG GTCCGGAAATATATCAAAGGTATTTTGAAGCCTGGAATGTTTATGACTGACATTTGTGAGACATTGGAGAACACGATCCGGAAGCTGATTTCAGAGAATGGTCTGCAAGCAGGCATTGCTTTCCCTACTGGATGCTCATTGAACTG GGTTGCTGCTCATTGGACCCCAAATGCTGGAGATAAGACTGTGCTTCAGTATGATGATGTGATGAAGTTGGATTTTGGGACTCATATTGATG GGTATATCGTTGACTGTGCATTTACAGTGGCATTCAATCCTATGTTCGATCCTCTCCTTGAAGCCTCTCGTGAAGCAACCAATACAGGTATCAAG GAATCTGGAATTGATGTGCGACTTTGTGATGTTGGTGCTGCAATTCAAGAGGTCATGGAATCATATGAGGTTGAAATTAATGGAAAGGTGTATCAAG TAAAGAGCATCCGAAACTTGAGTGGACATAGTATTGGGCGCTATCAGATCCATGCCGGGAAATCTGTCCCGATTGTGAAAGGAGGGGAGCAGACAAAAATGGAAGAGGGTGAATTTTTTGCAATTGAAACTTTTGCATCAACTG GGAAAGGATATGTCCGAGAAGATTTAGAGTGCAGCCATTACACGAAAGATTTTGAAGTCGGCCATATACCATTGAGGTTGCCGAGGGCAAAGCAACTCTTAGCTACAATTAACAAGAACTTCTCCACACTGGCCTTCTGCAGACGGTATTTGGACCGACTGGGGGAGACAAAATACCTTATGGCTCTGAAGAATTTATGTGACGCCGGCATTGTTCAG CCTCTTCCTCCCCTCTGTGATGTAAAGGGCAGCTATGTATCTCAATTCGAGCATACCATCTTACTTCGGCCAACCTGTAAGGAGGTCATATCCAGAGGCGATGATTATTGA
- the LOC109007004 gene encoding dnaJ homolog subfamily C member 2-like — translation MAVCARFRLISYSPEIIDGQPIYVSSNCLPVKDIRYEPAGHAFHAAALKLLGCEDKNADGDDQKVVENNKEQTYVPSPESYSSKGKKKSGAGAKQQDHYALLGLSHLRYLATEEQIRKCYRETALKHHPDKQAALLLAEETEAAKQAKKDEIENHFKSIQEAYEVLIDPAKRRIYDSTDEFDDDIPTDCAPQDFFKVYGPAFLRNGRWSVNQPVPSLGDENSLLKEVDGFYNFWYVFKSWREFAHADEFDLEQAESRDHKRWMERQNAKLSEKARKEECARVRVLVDNAYKRDPRILRRKEEERAEKQRKKEAKFLAKKLQEEEAARIAEEERRRKEEEERLAAEAALQLKKVKEKEKKLLRKERARLRTLSGPVISQHLLDFSEDDVESLCMSFDINQLRNLCERMEGKQGPELANVLRDAYRHKNDSEDRKEDEQTQQQNGTVEANGNGSLGSFEKKEKPWSKEEIELLKKGMQKYPKGISRRWEVISEYIGTGRSVEEILKATKIVLLQKPDAAKAFDSFLEKRKPAQSIASPLTTREEIEGVSRMQGSQNGDLKIDNSEESLTGSTNNQNASDSNAANGVCSSSEQDVWSAVQERALVKALKTFPKEANQRWERVAAAVPGKTVNQCKKQFALLKESFRSKKNAV, via the coding sequence ATGGCTGTCTGCGCAAGGTTTCGGTTGATTTCCTACTCACCAGAGATTATAGATGGACAGCCAATCTACGTTTCTTCAAATTGCCTTCCAGTCAAGGATATAAGATATGAACCTGCTGGGCATGCTTTTCATGCTGCTGCTCTCAAACTCCTTGGTTGTGAGGATAAAAATGCAGATGGTGATGATCAAAAGGTGGTTGAAAACAATAAGGAACAGACATATGTGCCATCACCTGAGTCATATAGCAGCAAAGGCAAAAAGAAATCTGGTGCTGGAGCAAAGCAACAAGATCACTATGCATTATTGGGTTTGAGCCACTTAAGATATCTTGCCACAGAGGAGCAGATAAGAAAATGCTACCGTGAGACTGCTTTGAAACATCATCCTGACAAACAGGCTGCTCTCCTTCTTGCTGAGGAAACAGAAGCTGCAAAGCAAGCAAAGAAGGATGAAATAGAGAACCACTTTAAGTCCATACAGGAAGCATATGAGGTGTTAATTGATCCTGCGAAGAGAAGAATATATGACTCGACAGATGAGTTTGATGATGACATTCCCACTGACTGTGCACCACAGGACTTCTTCAAGGTGTATGGTCCAGCTTTCTTGAGGAATGGAAGGTGGTCTGTTAACCAACCGGTTCCGTCTTTGGGTGATGAGAATAGTCTGTTAAAAGAAGTTGATGGTTTCTATAACTTTTGGTATGTCTTTAAAAGTTGGAGAGAATTCGCACATGCTGATGAGTTTGATCTGGAGCAAGCTGAGTCCCGTGACCATAAGCGCTGGATGGAGAGGCAGAATGCAAAACTCTCAGAGAAGGCTAGGAAGGAAGAATGTGCACGGGTACGTGTTCTTGTTGACAATGCTTATAAGAGAGACCCAAGAATACTGAGGAGAAAGGAAGAGGAGAGAGCTGAGAAGCAGAGGAAGAAGGAGGCTAAGTTTCTGGCAAAGAAGTTGCAGGAGGAAGAAGCTGCCAGAATTGCTGAAGAGGAGAGACGtcggaaggaggaggaggaaagaCTGGCTGCAGAAGCAGCTTTACAGCTAAAGAAggtgaaggagaaggagaaaaaaCTCTTACGCAAGGAAAGGGCTCGTCTTAGGACACTTTCAGGGCCTGTTATATCTCAGCATTTGCTTGATTTTTCTGAGGATGATGTTGAAAGTCTTTGTATGTCATTCGATATCAATCAGCTAAGGAATTTATGCGAGAGGATGGAGGGGAAACAGGGGCCTGAGCTAGCAAATGTTCTCAGAGATGCATACAGACATAAAAATGATTCTGAGGATAGGAAAGAAGATGAGCAAACTCAACAGCAGAATGGTACTGTAGAGGCTAATGGTAATGGCTCGTTAGGCAGCtttgagaagaaggagaaaCCTTGGAGCAAAGAAGAAATTGAACTGTTGAAAAAAGGTATGCAGAAGTATCCCAAAGGAATATCTCGTAGATGGGAGGTTATTTCAGAATACATTGGTACAGGTAGATCTGTGGAAGAAATTTTGAAGGCTACCAAAATTGTTCTTCTTCAGAAGCCTGATGCTGCAAAAGCATTTGATTCATTTCTTGAGAAGAGAAAACCTGCGCAGTCCATTGCATCTCCACTTACAACTAGGGAGGAAATAGAAGGGGTATCGAGAATGCAGGGTTCTCAAAACGGTGATTTAAAGATCGATAATTCTGAAGAGTCTTTAACCGGAAGCACAAACAACCAGAATGCTTCTGATTCGAATGCTGCAAATGGGGTTTGCTCCAGTTCAGAGCAAGATGTGTGGTCTGCTGTACAAGAAAGAGCACTGGTTAAGGCTTTAAAAACCTTTCCAAAGGAAGCCAATCAGCGATGGGAACGGGTTGCAGCAGCAGTTCCTGGGAAGACCGTGAACCAGTGCAAGAAGCAATTTGCATTGCTGAAGGAGAGCTTTAGAAGTAAGAAAAATGCGGTATAG
- the LOC109007005 gene encoding methionine aminopeptidase 2B-like isoform X1 has product MATTKHLKLLRHWKKMRMGVKKMKTRGKKFQRKKKKKSKNKKKKEVPEQTDPPSISVSDLFPSGEFPEGEIQQYKDENLWRTTSEEKRELERLEKPLYNSVRRAAEVHRQVRKYIKGILKPGMFMTDICETLENTIRKLISENGLQAGIAFPTGCSLNWVAAHWTPNAGDKTVLQYDDVMKLDFGTHIDGYIVDCAFTVAFNPMFDPLLEASREATNTGIKESGIDVRLCDVGAAIQEVMESYEVEINGKVYQVKSIRNLSGHSIGRYQIHAGKSVPIVKGGEQTKMEEGEFFAIETFASTGKGYVREDLECSHYTKDFEVGHIPLRLPRAKQLLATINKNFSTLAFCRRYLDRLGETKYLMALKNLCDAGIVQPLPPLCDVKGSYVSQFEHTILLRPTCKEVISRGDDY; this is encoded by the exons ATGGCGACGACGAAACATCTGAAACTTCTTCGACATTGGAAAAAGATGAGGATGGGGGTAAAAAAGATGAAGACGAGGGGAAAG aagtttcaaagaaaaaaaaagaagaaaagtaaaaacaa gaaaaagaaagaagtacCTGAGCAAACCGATCCACCATCCATTTCTGTTAGTGACCTTTTCCCTTCTGGCGAGTTTCCTGAGGGTGAGATTCAGCAGTACAAAGACGA AAACCTATGGAGGACTACGTCTGAAGAGAAGAGGGAGTTGGAGCGCCTTGAAAAACCATTATACAATTCAGTTCGCCGAGCAGCTGAAGTTCATCGTCAG GTCCGGAAATATATCAAAGGTATTTTGAAGCCTGGAATGTTTATGACTGACATTTGTGAGACATTGGAGAACACGATCCGGAAGCTGATTTCAGAGAATGGTCTGCAAGCAGGCATTGCTTTCCCTACTGGATGCTCATTGAACTG GGTTGCTGCTCATTGGACCCCAAATGCTGGAGATAAGACTGTGCTTCAGTATGATGATGTGATGAAGTTGGATTTTGGGACTCATATTGATG GGTATATCGTTGACTGTGCATTTACAGTGGCATTCAATCCTATGTTCGATCCTCTCCTTGAAGCCTCTCGTGAAGCAACCAATACAGGTATCAAG GAATCTGGAATTGATGTGCGACTTTGTGATGTTGGTGCTGCAATTCAAGAGGTCATGGAATCATATGAGGTTGAAATTAATGGAAAGGTGTATCAAG TAAAGAGCATCCGAAACTTGAGTGGACATAGTATTGGGCGCTATCAGATCCATGCCGGGAAATCTGTCCCGATTGTGAAAGGAGGGGAGCAGACAAAAATGGAAGAGGGTGAATTTTTTGCAATTGAAACTTTTGCATCAACTG GGAAAGGATATGTCCGAGAAGATTTAGAGTGCAGCCATTACACGAAAGATTTTGAAGTCGGCCATATACCATTGAGGTTGCCGAGGGCAAAGCAACTCTTAGCTACAATTAACAAGAACTTCTCCACACTGGCCTTCTGCAGACGGTATTTGGACCGACTGGGGGAGACAAAATACCTTATGGCTCTGAAGAATTTATGTGACGCCGGCATTGTTCAG CCTCTTCCTCCCCTCTGTGATGTAAAGGGCAGCTATGTATCTCAATTCGAGCATACCATCTTACTTCGGCCAACCTGTAAGGAGGTCATATCCAGAGGCGATGATTATTGA
- the LOC109007006 gene encoding endochitinase-like has translation MKMKLYSLILFLAFLLGTSAEQCGRQAGGAVCPNGLCCSRFGWCGTTTEHCGTECQSQCSPGGTPSPTPSGVGDVSSIISASIFDQLLKYRNDGRCKSNGFYTYNAFIAAARSFSGFGTTGDANIRKREIAAFLGQTSHETTGGWSSAPDGPYAWGYCFITENNKADYCTSKDWPCAPGKQYYGRGPIQLTHNYNYGQAGKAIGADLINNPDLVATDPTISFKTAIWFWMTPQANKPSSHDVIIGKWTPSAADRSAGRVPGYGVITNIINGGLECGRGADNRVADRIGFYKRYCDILGVSYGDNLDCYNQRPFA, from the exons ATGAAAATGAAGCTCTATTCTTTGATTCTCTTCTTAGCTTTCTTGCTTGGAACCTCGGCAGAACAGTGTGGAAGACAGGCCGGGGGTGCTGTCTGTCCAAATGGGCTATGTTGCAGCCGATTTGGGTGGTGTGGCACCACAACTGAGCACTGTGGAACTGAGTGCCAGAGCCAATGCAGCCCTGGTGGAACCCCATCTCCTACTCCCAGTGGTGTTGGCGATGTTAGCAGCATCATCAGCGCGTCTATCTTTGACCAACTGCTCAAGTATCGGAACGATGGGAGATGTAAAAGCAACGGATTCTACACCTACAATGCTTTCATCGCTGCTGCCCGATCTTTCAGTGGCTTTGGCACAACTGGTGATGCTAATATACGCAAAAGGGAGATTGCAGCTTTCTTGGGTCAAACTTCTCATGAGACCACAG GAGGGTGGTCAAGTGCACCGGATGGCCCATATGCATGGGGATATTGCTTTATTACGGAAAATAACAAGGCAGACTATTGTACGTCCAAAGATTGGCCATGCGCTCCTGGCAAACAATATTATGGCCGGGGTCCTATTCAACTCACTCA CAACTACAATTACGGGCAAGCAGGTAAAGCCATAGGAGCTGATCTCATAAACAATCCGGATCTGGTGGCCACTGACCCGACCATATCGTTCAAGACAGCAATTTGGTTTTGGATGACTCCACAGGCAAACAAGCCATCCAGCCACGATGTCATCATTGGGAAATGGACACCATCCGCTGCAGACAGGTCCGCCGGTCGAGTCCCAGGCTATGGTGTCATCACTAACATAATCAACGGTGGGCTTGAATGTGGGCGCGGTGCCGATAATAGAGTGGCTGATAGAATTGGGTTCTATAAGAGATATTGTGACATTCTGGGAGTAAGCTACGGGGACAACTTAGATTGCTATAATCAAAGGCCTTTTGCCTAA